The DNA window GGCTTTCCGGATGCACAAGTAAAAACCAGTCGCGGTTCATATCGAATAAATAATGGTTGCCGCGTCCCCAGGGCCAAACTCCTGTGTGCTGAATTGCTTGAGCGTCGCTATTTACAACCTCGCCTTGCCACTGCTGCATTTGAGCTAAATATCTTTCTCTTCCATCCGGATTTTCCATTGGATCAATCAAAATTACCAATTCATTTTTTAGTTTGATTGTGGTTTCATCGGTTCCGGCGGCAAGTTGATATGCTAACTGCGCTGCGGCATCGGGACTTGAAAGCTCGTCGCCGTGAATACCATAAGCCATCCAAGCGATTGCCGGTGTGGACTCGATTAACAGTTGAACTTCTTTATCATCAAAAATTTTTCTTGGGTCGGCAAGTTTTGAAATTGAATTTTGAATTTCATTTAGCTTTTTGAAATTACTTTCCGAAGTAATTATCAGATGGTAAAGTGAGCGCCCCTCATAAGTTTTCCCAAATTCTACGAGTTGAACCTCGTCAGATTTTTCATCAAGTATTTTAAAGTAATTCACAATTTCATCGTACCGGGTTGGTTTGCTTCCAATTGGGAATCCCAAAATAGATTCAGGTGTGGGAATCTGAGTATTGTAAGTTCCTTGAGGATAGAAGGGAATTACCTGTTCTTGTGTGAGAAGATTTGAAGCTGATAGAAAAATGAGAACAAACATAAGGCTGAATAGATAACGTAACATAGCACTGACCTTTATTGATGATTGATGATGAAATAATAACAAAAGTAAGCATTAATTACAAGGATAGAAATTCGGGAAGTCTATATCTATTAGGGCTAATTAGTGTAATCCGTGGCAATTATTTTCAGCCACTAATTACACTAATATACACGAATTAGAGAACAATCCTTTTATAAGTAAGTTTTTCCTTTCCAAAATTTACGATCAGGCCAAGCTTACATTTAGAAACAGCGAGATAGTTTATCGTTCGTTTGATAAATTCATCGACGATACCGTCCACAGCTTTAACTTCTAAAATTATTTTTTTGAATACGACAAAGTCAGCATAATACTTATGTGGTAAAATTATATCTTTGTAAGAAATATCATATTCTTTTTCTCTTTGAAAAGGAACACCTCTCCTTCGAAATTCATACTCGATAGCATCCTTATAAACAATCTCAAGAAACCCACCACCCAATAAGCCGTGAACATCCATACAAACCCCAATTATTTGAAACGCTTCATCTTTATATATCAAATCAACCATTTCATATATCCCTTCCATTTGTGTTATTTAGTGCTATTCGTGGCGATAAGAGATTGCCACTAATCCGCCAGAGGACGGACGAATGTTCACGAATTTATTTCGGTAATTTGCCGAAAACTCCCCACACCCAGCGATGGGCGCGATGGAAGAATGCAGCCGGTTCTGCAAACATCAAGATGCACTCGCCATAAATAACATTCACATTCTGTTCTTTGCAGAAGTGTATTGCTTCATCCGATTCAGCGCCCTGCTGTATCCAAATATGTTTTATTCCGAGTGTGTATGCTTCGCGAACGATCTTTTCGGTCTCGGTTGGTTTTGTTATTACAACGACTCCTCCAACTTTTTCTGGTAATGATTTGAGGTTAGGGAAACACTTTTCACCTGAGATCGTTTCCGTTTTAGGGTTCACCGGGAAAACCTGATAGCCTTTAGATTTTAATTCTTTGTAAGCGGCGTTCGAAAATTTTTTACCGGTCTGAGAAACGCCAACGACTGCTATGGGTTTTTGAGAAAGGAATTCTTGTATTGATTTTTGAGTTGTCATTCTGGATTCTTTATTCAGTTGGTGAAGATGAATTGATTTTATAATCATCACTTTCCAATATCTCGCTTGCTCTTTTTGAATCTTCCTCTTTAACTAAAATTTTAACCCCTTTTGCTGAATAGTTCCCTGTAATTATGCGACCTAAGTCGTCAGAAGAGATGATTGAATCAATTTCATACATTGCGAGATAATTTTTTATCATCTCGGCTTCAAACCGGTTGTTACATATTTTGATACAAGTTAATTTGTGGGCCATATTCAATTATATTATACAAAAATCATTTAATAATCACAAAACAAGTACGATTTTAGGTCTGGAAATAATGTCAGCAAGCTAAGTTGTGGGGAAGCTATGATTAGTAAATATA is part of the Bacteroidota bacterium genome and encodes:
- a CDS encoding GxxExxY protein, coding for MEGIYEMVDLIYKDEAFQIIGVCMDVHGLLGGGFLEIVYKDAIEYEFRRRGVPFQREKEYDISYKDIILPHKYYADFVVFKKIILEVKAVDGIVDEFIKRTINYLAVSKCKLGLIVNFGKEKLTYKRIVL
- a CDS encoding CoA-binding protein; this encodes MTTQKSIQEFLSQKPIAVVGVSQTGKKFSNAAYKELKSKGYQVFPVNPKTETISGEKCFPNLKSLPEKVGGVVVITKPTETEKIVREAYTLGIKHIWIQQGAESDEAIHFCKEQNVNVIYGECILMFAEPAAFFHRAHRWVWGVFGKLPK
- a CDS encoding DUF2007 domain-containing protein, which gives rise to MAHKLTCIKICNNRFEAEMIKNYLAMYEIDSIISSDDLGRIITGNYSAKGVKILVKEEDSKRASEILESDDYKINSSSPTE